The genomic DNA acaaatacaacataaaaatcAGAAACTGCATGAAAATTAAGTTCCAACAGGTTATGaaaatcatacattttcagttttctttcgCTACTGTTCCTCCCACTCTGAAATCCTCCCTTATggtgttttcttcattttgcaAATGATATCCTGTTTCTCTGTCCCCACAAACTCTCATGTCAGAGGAGAACTCCAACACAAGAAGCTGAATATCCTTCAGAGCTGAACAAAATGCAAATGCACTTAATTTACAGTAAATTACAGCTGCATTAGTCGTGCAGTATGTGTAACCTAGCAACATGGTAATGGTTCTTCAATAATTCACAGAAAACATTAGTCTTGCTTTGTGTTCCTAGCTCATGAgaacagcaaaaacaacaacacactatTATTTTACTGCACTCATGTTATATTGGCCAGACCGTAGATACCAGCAGCTACTTTGTGGCATTATCAGACTAACTGTCCTGTGGGGAGACAGTAAGGGGTCAGTGAAGGAAAGACGCCTGATAAACAAGCCAGAGCATGTTGGTGATATTAGCcctttccatctctctcaccGGCAGAGTCGTAGCCTCTGTACTCCAGACGTCGCAGGCCTTTGAGGAGGATCTCAAGGATCTCACGGCGAGTCTTCGGCACATGGTAGTTGAGATAGGCAAATATTCCTAGGGAGCAGAAGAAAATGTGAAGATTCAGAGCTGTGAAAATGTGCATCCATGTAACAGTGTTACTGTTCTGCTGTTGACTTTCATATGTACCACTGTAAAGGAATTACAATGACTGAGGTTGGGTAATATGGCTAAATCTAtattacaacatttatttttccagTTGCATATAATCCCGTATTATTCATTAGACCACATCCTCCTCACATGTAAAAAACCTCTTTGTTCAATTTTTAATCCaattttataaaaacaaatataataaaatcataatgGTATGATATAATACCACCAAAGGTCAGTATAGAGAATACACTACTAAAATTTAAAATTTCTGACCAGCCCCTAACAACAATAGTAGGTATAATGATGGCTGCTGATCAATAATAATTTCAAGCATTACTCACTGCCAGCCTGTTTATATGTGTCAGGTGAAAAAACTAATGGGTTGAAAACCAGTCTTACAGGATAGGTAACGTAATGGAAAAACATATTGTTGTTATGTCTGAGCAGCAAGACCTGCTTAGAAACAATGGAGTTTATCTCTACGCCCTGAATTTCGCAAGCTGATATCTCCTGCCGAGTGTGAGGGCAAGAGagggaacaaaagaaaaactctcAACCAAGAGTTTTGGTGATGATGCTATGACTGAACGTGGCAACAATCTTGGCAATAATGTGCTTATCATTTAAGTGTTTGCAGAGTCAATGTACAAATCAGGTTGAGATTTGTTTGGGCAtgataacaaaaaacaactcaaaaacTAATATGTTGCAATCACAGGCCAAAGTAAATCATCTTAGTCACAAATCCAAACAATACCCATGAGTTCTTTCATATTTGGTATCTACAGCGTCTCCAGTAACTAACTCACACTGACAGTTGTGTTACCTTGACAGACCTAATGGGATACATAAAATGCAGCCCTGTTAGATGGCTAAACACTGACAGATAAATGCAAATGTGGAGCCAGAGGGCTGCCAGGTTCAACAGAGCATTCATTCAGCACAGCGGCTGATGGAAATAGGCAGTGAGGGAAACATGGCCAAAGGAAAGTGCTGCAGTAAAGGAGTAACATTATAAGACCTACATTTGCTTGAGGAAAAGGTTTAACAAGAGTCAAAATTAACCTAAATTGGCCCTGACATCTGTTTTGGTATCTTAAATAAACCAAATAGTCTGTCTGGTGCTCTCAGAGATTGTAGTGACAGCGATGGGAGACGGAAAAGCACCTCTTATCGGTCACAGACTCAGTATCAGACAGTGACAGATCAAGTGAAGCATCTCTACTGCATTTCCCATGCTGATAACCAAATAtatcacccccaccccccttacCTCTAATCACAGTGTGACAGCTCTGGTACGACTGTATCCAATTCATCGCCTCTATTCATGCTTTCATGTTTGATAAGCGTGTCAACTATTTTAATGGCAACATGGACTCGTAACTACTTCAGCATttagataagaaaaaaacacagtgacaaaGATGTGGTGGAAAGTTACGCGATGGGCGTAATATCGTTAGCTGTCTGGCGTTAGCAGGAAGACAACGGGTCATTATTTTAACCTTACATCCAGATATCGACTTGTCGTTTGACACTCTTAATCTCAAAACACAAGGacagcatgtacagtacaagTGAAACATCGCTTGGTTTACACTTATCCAGCTaacagcatcagcagcaccagcagctcATGTCTGCTAACTCCAGTTAGCCACCCCTAGCTAATTTCAAATGATTTGCGCTCTCAGTCAAACATTAACGATACTGttagtgttttaaatgtaacGTATTCGCTGTTCTGGTAGGCgaagaataaaatacaatttacgCTTAATCATATAAATGTAGAATTAATGGAGCACTCACCACACATGTCTACAGTTTGGCTGCCAGTTAACGCCTGTCACTTAAGCTTCGCCCCTTTCTGAGTCCACTGAATCAGAGCCAACCGCCTCTCTCCATGGCGCCATCTGGTTGGTCGAGCTGCCTGTCAATCAAGCTGCATTTAATAACGTAGGTAGCTCTGACGTGGCATCAGGATGCAGATCCGTGAGCAAGACAGTCGAGTAGTCAGCAGATCCACATCCTGCTGCCATCCAGCTGCGCACGTAAAATAAACATCACGGCACAATCACAGACCTGTGCTCTTTACCCACTGCAGATGAATACACAGTATAGTAAAACAACGCACTGTCTATTGATTTATTCATAGCAGAGACTTTAGGCTGTTTGGATTTGGTGTGTCCACATACATGGTCCCTCCCAAAGAGAACATTAGTAATTTTGTGTTCCTCCAGCGTAGAGATTTAGATAATTAATAATtcctattattattttctttgttgtgtgTTCCATGTCACTGATAttgtagcactttgagtttcactatgaatgaaaagtgtggtacaaagtaaatgtattattattaaatgccCTATAGAACACTATAGTTGCTTTCAATGTCACCAGGATTTACTAGGAAATACTGAAGTCCTCCAGCACAACCCACACAATCATGGcacttttattaatttaatatatatttcaaagCAATCTCTACCAGTCAGGTATGTAAATGGTGGAGAATACTGAATCTatgttaattttcatttttaatatttatgattTCTACACTCAAAATTTaagatattttacattttacacagtaGTCTATTGAAATAGCACCATGAGCCTATAAAATGTGCTCTAAAGCAACATAATTCTATAAGTGTTTTTTAGATGCAAATCTTTTATGTTTGCTCTGGGTGTAGCTTGTAAGGATCATGATTATGTAACATTAAGCACATACGTGATTCTCACCTTATCTCAAAAGAATAAACTGTTGGATTACGTAGAACACATAGTTGCAAAATActtcaataaactttatttatatacatacagtatgtttttaagCCTGAAAGCTGCTCTGACTAGTGACTGATACAGAAAGGtttgaaataataaatacaatttatttcAGCTCTACATACATCAGTTTCTATGACCGAGCTCTTCTGAAATATTGCCAGTGAGCAAAAAACAAATACCAAAATCAGTGATGACAtctgaatgatgatgatgacgataaTGAGTACTCCCACACCGATAAGCTAAATACCAGGCAGAAAGATGCTATTTTAATTGCACCTATGGCTTGGCCAGGGTGGGGAGGAATGTGTAAATGTGGTTCTGGTTTCAGTGTAATTAGACTTGAGcaacctcctcttcctcctcatccttcacctgtggaaatggaaaaacatagaaatatttatttaaaatgtcaagtTTCACCAGAGCACATCTTCTTTtatgcatttttgttttgttgctcaGTGTGCTGAATGTGTGAATTTAAAGATGCAGATTTTCATTtatcttaataaaaaaagaagtaagaaGTGTACACCACTGTAACTACATTAAGCACACTTTTGGCAGGAGAACAAACCTGCTCCACTGATTCAACTTCAGGGACGTAAAACTGCAACATGTTTTGGATCCCACTCTTCAAAGTAACAATGGAACTGGGACAGCTGGTACAGGAGCCCTGCAGCTTCACTTTAACAACACCATCTTCAAACCCCCGATACACAACATCACCTCCATCATCCTGCACTGTTGGCCTGGGGGAAAACAACAGCAATAAGTGTGGACAACGGACAGAATGACAGAGCAACAGGGACTAAACCAGATATTATAATATGTCTTAACAACCATCCCAAAAACAGCAGCTACCTTATTCGAGTATCCAAAAGTTCTTTGATCATAGCAActacttcatcatcatcatctgacgGTGCTGAAAATAAAAGTGGAGACATTCATGAACAGCTGGTCTtaagtgtttttgtctgtttaaagTTTGTGTCATACACAGCTGGTTGAATTCCTACCTGTATCTGCACTAGGTTTGCTGTCCTCATTGACTATAGGAAGTCCAGAGGTGAAAAAGTCCATAATGGCAGCAAAGACATCAGGCTTGATTACCTTCCATTCCATATTTTCATCAGACTAaatgtagagagagaaagataacaAGCACTTAAAACAATGAGATTACATTATGTCACACAGTGCTGGTCATTAAACTGGATCTGGTTTTACCCTTGTTATGGTGATAAAGTCGGGGCCCAGGAAGACACTCTTCACACCATCAATCCTAAACAGCTGTCTAAAGACAATACAGAACATTACTTGGTTAGTTCATTAATGATAATggcatgataaaaaaaatattacagacAAAATCAATAGATGGATATAGAATGGATATTATGCTTTAAAAAAGTACACATACATGTTTAGAATTTGACACATTGCAACAGGAGTCATTAAAACTTAATTATATgtgaacataaataaacataaataagaCTAGATTAAAATAATGCATTGTCCATCTTTGGCCCATATGGTAGTTCATAAAAATGCTCATACAtgcaagcgcacacacacacacacacacacacacacacacacacacacacacacacacacacacacacacacacacacacacacacacacacacacacacgcacacgcacacacacacagcacttcaAGTAAAGAGATTAAAATTGAGTCACTAAGAAT from Scomber japonicus isolate fScoJap1 chromosome 9, fScoJap1.pri, whole genome shotgun sequence includes the following:
- the nfu1 gene encoding NFU1 iron-sulfur cluster scaffold homolog, mitochondrial — its product is MATYRQVGRLLGISARLSRPVSLAGSGYQSSRLHWLSHNTGVKSPWPQNPHLVVPGRTMFVQTQDTPNPNSLKFLPGRIVLEEGTMNFAGPRDAYCSPLARQLFRIDGVKSVFLGPDFITITRSDENMEWKVIKPDVFAAIMDFFTSGLPIVNEDSKPSADTAPSDDDDEVVAMIKELLDTRIRPTVQDDGGDVVYRGFEDGVVKVKLQGSCTSCPSSIVTLKSGIQNMLQFYVPEVESVEQVKDEEEEEVAQV